GAATCGCTGTTGCGGTAGAAAGCACAGTCTGATCCCAGAGTAACTCCGTTCCCGCAGGTATCAAACGGCGGCATACAGCCACATTGTCTTCTGGGCGTAACTGGATGGCATAGTCCCGTAAAGACCCCCTCATGATCCACTGTCCCTCGGTGTTTGAGCACCAAGATGGCGCTGCTTGACCTGTCGCAATCCCGTGGTTCCTCTTCTATCACCATAGCAAACCCCTACGAATTTGTCTGAGAATGGGCGATTGGCGTTGACGCTGATCCACCGTTGCTGTATCAGGATGGCCTGCTGGCTTGCAAAAATCCGACCGGAATGTGAGCAGGACGAAATTTGCTAAGGAGCAAAAGGGGGAGGCGCCTGCTCCTGACAGTGTACCCCACAGACCAGTGAAGGAGTCGCTGATGGACATCCGCAGCAAACGGATCGTGGTGACGGGAGGTGCAGGGTTTTTGGGTCGGCACGTGGTGGCCCGACTGCGGCGGATCGGTTGCGAGCAGATAGCGATCCCTCGATCCCATGAGTACGACTTGACGCGTGAGGCCGATATCTATCGCTTGTTGCACAAGGAGCGGCCCCATCTGATTCTGCACCTGGCGGCTAAAGTCGGCGGCATCGGTGCTAATCGCAAATATCCCGGTACGTTCCTCTATCAGAACCTGATCATGGGTGCGCAACTGATCGAAGCGTCCCGCCGATTGGGTGTGGAAAAGTTCGTCATGGTCGGCACGATTTGTTCTTATCCCAAATACACTCCCGTCCCATTCCAGGAAAGCGAGTTGTGGAATGGCTATCCTGAGGAGACCAACGCACCGTATGGCCTGGCTAAGAAAATGCTCTTGGCCCAGTTGCAAGCGTACAAACAAGAGTTCGGCTTCAACGGGGTGAATGTGCTGCTGGTGAATCTGTACGGTCCCGGAGATAATTTCGATCTGGAAAGTTCGCATGTGATCCCTGCTTTGATTCGCAAATGTATCGAAGCCCAAGAGCGTGGTGAGAAGGTCTTGCCCGTCTGGGGGACTGGCCGACCGACGCGGGAGTTTCTCTATGTCGAGGATGCAGCGGAGGCATTGGTACGGGCTGCAGAGGTGCTCGATACTCCGGAGCCGGTCAACATCGGTTCGGGACAGGAAATCTCGATTGCCGAGTTGGCTCGCCTTATTGCCCGGAAGACTGGTTTTACAGGGGAAATTCGTTTTGATCCCTCGATGCCCGATGGTCAACCGCGGCGCTGTTTGGACGTAACCCGTGCCCGGCAGTGGCTAGGTTTCACGGCTCGAACGAGTTTGGAGGAAGGGTTGGAGAAAACGATTGCTTGGTACCGGGCGGCACGCCAAGCGGCTAAAGCAGCCTGAATGCTTCCGGAGTTGTCCCAAACTCGGCATAATCTCAGAACTCACAACGGGGTGTCCCGATGGTTGAGGACAAATCGATTTCGGGATCGTCAGGTCTGCCTGCCATCGAAGGGTTGCAACGGGAGATTCGCGCCCTGCGGCTACAACTGGCGGAGTTGGAGAAATTCGTTCACAGCCTGACGTGGCGGGGACGCCTGCGCCGCTGGTTGGCCTTGTTGGTTGGTGCTCGTTTGAACCGCCTCGTTCACTACGCACCGCGCCCTTTGCGCTTGCCCCGGCGATATTATCAGCCGCTTCCGTTACCGGAGACGCCCCCGACAATTTCCCTCGTGACCCCTTCCTTCAATCAGGGACGATTTCTGGAAGCGACGCTCAGGAGTGTACTGGATCAGAAGTATCCCTGCCTGGAATACGTTGTACAAGACGGCGGTTCGACGGATGAGACTGTGCAGATTCTCGAACGCTATCGGTCCCAACTGTACCATGTAGAGTCTCGCAAGGATAACGGCCAGGCCCATGCCATCAATCTTGGCTTTCAGAAGGCGACCCGCGGCGAAATCATGGCTTGGCTCAACTCGGACGATCTGCTGCTGCCGGGGACGTTGCACTACGTTGCTGCCTATTTCGCCCGGCATCCCGAGGTCGATGTGGTATATGGCCACCGGATCATCATCGACACACAAGGGCAGGAGGTTGGGCGGTGGGTTTTACCGCCGCACGATGATACCATGCTGCAATGGGCGGACTACGTGCCCCAAGAGACACTCTTCTGGCGGCGTCACCTGTGGGAACGTGTCGGTGGCATCGATGAGTCCTTCCACTTCGCTATGGATTGGGACCTGCTGCTGCGCTTTCGGGAAGCGGGGGCACGGTTTGTACGCTTGCCTCGCTTTCTCGGCGCCTTCCGCGTTCATGCCGATCAGAAAACCACGGCGGAACTCGTCGATAAAGGCACACCCGAAATGCAGCGCTTGCGGCGGCGAATTCACGGGCGGGAGGTAACTTTGGAGGACATTCGCCGCCACATGCGGCGCTACATGATCGCTCACGTTTTGTACAATCGACTCTATCAGGTCGGTCTGTATCGCATTTGAACTGTTAGCTTCCACCTTATTTCAACTAGCTTGGAAGGGTGGCGAATTCTCACCCAATTGATGACTTATCGCATCACCCTGTTCCACACGTTTTGTTCCAAGTATCCCGTCTTCTTCTGCCGGGTCGAAACCTGCCAGCAACATTGATCCTTCGGATTGGGGTATGCGCAGTCAGTAAAGCGGGAGGCATCATTCCATCCCGGAGCATTTACAAAATTTACAATAGAAGGGGAGGAACTGGGAAAAAGATAGAATACGTCGCTAGAGAGAAGAGTGTGTGAACAATGGACAACGATAGGTCCGGGAAAGTACGTTTGCGGCGATGGACCCAGGGCGGGGTGCTTGCGGTCTTCTTTTTCCTTTTGGGCTGGCCTGTCTGGACGTACGTGCATGCAGTGCATCAGTGGAGGAGCGCCCAGCAGGCCGCTGAGGTTGAAAATTGGCCGCGCGTCCGGGAACATCTCGAAGCCTGCCGCTCGATGTGGCAGTACAACTCCTCGTGGCATTTGGCGTATGGCCGTGCCCTGCGACACCTGGGCGAATGGACATTGGCCCGTCAGCATATCATCCACGCGGAACGATTGGGACACGATCCGAGCGATGTTGCTTTAGAGAAAGCCTTGTTGCGGTATCTGGAAGGCGGCCCAACTGCCGAGAGGGAGCTGTGGGAACGTTTTAGCCGGGGAGAAGCGGCGGATGCCGTACAGATTGTGCCAGTCCTTGTACCGCGGCTCCTAGCCCAATTTCGCTTACCGGAAGCTGGGCCGCTCTCCGCCCGATGGGTTCAATTGCAGCCGCAATCCGTCACCGCCTGGAAGTACCGAGCGCAAATCCTCGAACGGCTCCACCCCAATAGTGACGAAACCGTGGCAGCATGGCGGCAATGGTGGCGTCTAGCCCCGCAGGATCGAACAGCCCGCTTCGGCTTGGTCCGGCTTCTGTTGCAGCGCCGGGAGCGCATCGAGGAAGCAGCGGCCCTTCTCGAAGAGCACTCGCAGCAATTCCCCGAGGATGAGGAAGGCCGGCTCCTTCTCGCCGAGTGCCGCTTTCTCCAGGGGAGCAGCGAAGCGGCCCTAGAATTGCTCCACGCCGTGATTGCAGCGGGAACGCAGGAATCGCGTGCCTATTGGCTTCGGGGACGATGGTACCTCCAAGTCGGAGATTGGTCACGGGCTATAAGCGATTTGCGTCGGGCAGTGGAGTTGGACCCTTCTTTCCCTGACGCCTGGTATAACCTGTTCCAGGCTTTGCAACAGGCCGGTGCACCGGCAGAAGAGGTCCAGCAGGTAGAGGAACGCTGGCGGCGCTGCGATCAAGACCTGCGACAAGCCGGGCTACTGGCCCGCCGCATCGGGGAGCAGCCGTGGGACCCCGATCTACGCCAGCAATTGGGTGAATTGTTCCTCCGCAATGGCAGAAACACCGAAGGTCTGCGCTGGCTGCATTCTGCCTTGGAGATTCGACCCGATCACTTGGCCAGCCATCGAACTCTGGCGGAGTACCACGAGCGGCACGGCCGCCCGGACCTGGCAGCACCTCACCGCCAATTCCTGTCGGCAGCTCGCCCCTCACAAAATCCCTCCGGCCAAACCCCGCGTTGAAGGCATGCTCTTCCACTAACCTGTAGCGATCTCTCCTGTTGCACGGGGAGATTATTCCCCGCAGTTTCCTCAAGGAAACCTAAGCAAGGACCATCGCGGCGTTCAGGTCAGGTTCCAACGGAACTGTGTTACCAAGGGAGTTGTTTGCTCTTGCATCCGCGGAGATGAAGCAGTATCAACTCGCCCTGCGTATTCCAGGATTTCGCAGTTTGCTATGAAAAACCAATCCCATGCGATGTGGATTATGGGCGTAGCGGTGTTCGGATGCTGCTGCGGTTGCGGAACCACACGCATGACCGACACGCCGCGTACGGCCACGGAAATGCTCTTGCTATCCCACGCGGTAGATTCCGCTGTCAGCCAAATTGATTTTTCCCCTCTGGCGGGACGTTATGTGTATATCGATGCTACAGGACTGGATAAGGATGTCGTCGATCGCGCCTATCTGATCAGCCTGGTGCGGCAGCAGGCGGCAGCAGCCGGTGCCATTCTCCAGGATGAACGGCACAAAGCGGATTATATCTTGGAAATCCGCAGCGGAGGCATTGGCACCGATCGCCACAGTGTGCTGGTGGGAACTCCGGCTTTGCAGTTGCCCAGTGTTGTACCGGGAATGCCGACGAACATTCCGGAGATCGCGCTGGTCAAGAAGAATGATCAGCGGGGTGTCGCGAAAATTGCCGTGTTTGCATACAACCGGCACACAGGCCGGGCGGTGTGGCAATCCGGGAATGTCGAGTCTGTCAGCCGTTTGAAAGATCTCTGGGTGCTCGGCGCGGGGCCTTTCAGTCAAGGAAGTATTCGCAAGCGTCCGGAGTTGGCGGGAGAACCTCTGCCGACCATCTCGGACCTGCTCCACATGCAGCCCTCACCCCAGGATAGGGCCCTAATGCTAGGACCGCGCTACTTCCCTGACCATGACCAGCCAGTGCTATCCCCCTACATGGGCTTTTTCCAGCGACTCGGTTATCACCTGTGGACCCGAGGACCTGCAAGCACACTTGCCGCTCCCGCAACTGTAAGCTCCCCCGGTCCTGCTCCCGCTAATAAGCAACCCTTAGCGCCTGGAATAGCTCCACAGGCAACTGGGTCCCCCGTGCCAGCCTCAACTTCCACACAAACGGAGAGCGCGCCCCGTTGAAACTGCTTGGCTGGCTCCGTTTCGTGCAATTCCGGACCGGATCGAGTCGATGATTTGCATAAGGAGAATGAAGCGTCCGATGGATTCGGTGACCCGATAGCTAGCCTCCGCGAGGATCAGCCATGACCGCAGCAGCCGTTTCTGCTCCTGAAGAGAGGACATCCCAGCAGGAACCGAATTTTGAACTGCTGCGCAGTCGGGGATGGGTGATCGGCATGTCCTACGGCTGTTATTGTGTGGCCTGGCGGGATCGGGATGAAGTCGTCTTTGAATGGCGCGATAATGACTGGCATCGGGTCACAGGTCGGGCCAATCCTGTGGCATAGGTGGTAGTCTGGGTGTGAGGGGAGAAAAACGAGGGACTCGGAGCACTAGGAAGATGCCACCGGCGCCAGTCGTAATGTTCCCGTTCCGAAAAGTCGGGCCAAATGGTCGGGGGTGAGCAATTCTTGCGGCGGTCCCTGAGCGATGATCTTTCCCTGGTGCAGGCATAAGACGCGATCGGCAAAGCTGCGGATCATGTTGAGATCGTGGGAAACAAGGACAACGGTAATGCCGGTTTCCTGATTGAAGTGAGCGATCAATTCGTAGAACTTTTGTTGATCCTTGAAGTCAATCCCGCCGGCGGGTTCATCCAGCAGAAGTAGCTCTGGAGAAGGTTCCAACGCCAGAGCGAGCAGCACGCGCTGTAACTGCCCGCCGGAGAGGCCATCTACAGGCCGATCCAGAATCTCCCGAAGGCCGACCCTCTGAAGAAGCTCCTCGGCGCGCTGAACCACCCGACGGGAAACTCCCAAGAACAAGGGGCGGGAACTGAGAGCTAGTGCAAATAGATCACGGACGGTTAGAGGCATGCGGGCATCGACGATCAGGCGCTGCGGGACATACCCAACGTGCTCCGGATTGGGCCGGGAATGGTCGTGGCCGCAGCGGAAGACGATCCGCCCCCGATAGGGATACTCCCCCACGAGGGTGCGGAGCAGCGTCGTTTTACCGGACCCATTCAGTCCAATGACGGCGGTAATA
This genomic interval from Thermogemmata fonticola contains the following:
- a CDS encoding GDP-L-fucose synthase family protein, encoding MDIRSKRIVVTGGAGFLGRHVVARLRRIGCEQIAIPRSHEYDLTREADIYRLLHKERPHLILHLAAKVGGIGANRKYPGTFLYQNLIMGAQLIEASRRLGVEKFVMVGTICSYPKYTPVPFQESELWNGYPEETNAPYGLAKKMLLAQLQAYKQEFGFNGVNVLLVNLYGPGDNFDLESSHVIPALIRKCIEAQERGEKVLPVWGTGRPTREFLYVEDAAEALVRAAEVLDTPEPVNIGSGQEISIAELARLIARKTGFTGEIRFDPSMPDGQPRRCLDVTRARQWLGFTARTSLEEGLEKTIAWYRAARQAAKAA
- a CDS encoding glycosyltransferase family 2 protein, with protein sequence MVEDKSISGSSGLPAIEGLQREIRALRLQLAELEKFVHSLTWRGRLRRWLALLVGARLNRLVHYAPRPLRLPRRYYQPLPLPETPPTISLVTPSFNQGRFLEATLRSVLDQKYPCLEYVVQDGGSTDETVQILERYRSQLYHVESRKDNGQAHAINLGFQKATRGEIMAWLNSDDLLLPGTLHYVAAYFARHPEVDVVYGHRIIIDTQGQEVGRWVLPPHDDTMLQWADYVPQETLFWRRHLWERVGGIDESFHFAMDWDLLLRFREAGARFVRLPRFLGAFRVHADQKTTAELVDKGTPEMQRLRRRIHGREVTLEDIRRHMRRYMIAHVLYNRLYQVGLYRI
- a CDS encoding tetratricopeptide repeat protein, which encodes MRRWTQGGVLAVFFFLLGWPVWTYVHAVHQWRSAQQAAEVENWPRVREHLEACRSMWQYNSSWHLAYGRALRHLGEWTLARQHIIHAERLGHDPSDVALEKALLRYLEGGPTAERELWERFSRGEAADAVQIVPVLVPRLLAQFRLPEAGPLSARWVQLQPQSVTAWKYRAQILERLHPNSDETVAAWRQWWRLAPQDRTARFGLVRLLLQRRERIEEAAALLEEHSQQFPEDEEGRLLLAECRFLQGSSEAALELLHAVIAAGTQESRAYWLRGRWYLQVGDWSRAISDLRRAVELDPSFPDAWYNLFQALQQAGAPAEEVQQVEERWRRCDQDLRQAGLLARRIGEQPWDPDLRQQLGELFLRNGRNTEGLRWLHSALEIRPDHLASHRTLAEYHERHGRPDLAAPHRQFLSAARPSQNPSGQTPR
- a CDS encoding DUF6655 family protein, with product MGVAVFGCCCGCGTTRMTDTPRTATEMLLLSHAVDSAVSQIDFSPLAGRYVYIDATGLDKDVVDRAYLISLVRQQAAAAGAILQDERHKADYILEIRSGGIGTDRHSVLVGTPALQLPSVVPGMPTNIPEIALVKKNDQRGVAKIAVFAYNRHTGRAVWQSGNVESVSRLKDLWVLGAGPFSQGSIRKRPELAGEPLPTISDLLHMQPSPQDRALMLGPRYFPDHDQPVLSPYMGFFQRLGYHLWTRGPASTLAAPATVSSPGPAPANKQPLAPGIAPQATGSPVPASTSTQTESAPR
- a CDS encoding metal ABC transporter ATP-binding protein translates to MNTAVPPASIPLSVISPPLVAMQDLWVELGGRPILCGVTAEIARGRITAVIGLNGSGKTTLLRTLVGEYPYRGRIVFRCGHDHSRPNPEHVGYVPQRLIVDARMPLTVRDLFALALSSRPLFLGVSRRVVQRAEELLQRVGLREILDRPVDGLSGGQLQRVLLALALEPSPELLLLDEPAGGIDFKDQQKFYELIAHFNQETGITVVLVSHDLNMIRSFADRVLCLHQGKIIAQGPPQELLTPDHLARLFGTGTLRLAPVASS